Proteins from a genomic interval of Debaryomyces hansenii CBS767 chromosome E complete sequence:
- a CDS encoding DEHA2E15862p (weakly similar to uniprot|P41940 Saccharomyces cerevisiae YDL055C PSA1 GDP-mannose pyrophosphorylase (mannose-1-phosphate guanyltransferase) synthesizes GDP-mannose from GTP and mannose-1-phosphate in cell wall biosynthesis) codes for MFSIHPSMWDFSSSIFFAICAMVICSIQPPHCYDDKNRIYFLDLSRTSNKYQEMSLKVVILIGGETTGTRFRPLSMDTPKVLFPIAGKPLISHIVQKIAELGEGELIEVFLLGYFTDLKPFDEYIAEAKKEYSNVNIKYLTEPYSMGTGGGLYYFRDEIFGDGTCEELLVIHGDIVCNYPFKELIQFYKKSNADSVIMGINPLLLMNNYQNKTQIQNHTPFKVYDNIDTFSKYGTIIANKSDSKIVHYVEKPSSKFSEFQLQTEYNTLINGGVYVFDKSILEFLAKAQSHKSSKCKEYDRHNLDNESINSNVLSLELDVLKFLPEAKNRFLTYKSDSFWNQLKTPISALFANIFFLEEYKKNHVCNPLATPSDKVISPVRASNFVTTSENYIIGPNVSLGRNVKIGNGVRIKNCIISDNVTIGDNSFVANAIISKDVKIGRWCRIEGTFTNDTTSKDINQVRSDGYYKLINNIVVLCQNTVVHNQVFVYNSIVLPHKELKNDVKYEIIM; via the coding sequence ATGTTTAGTATACATCCTTCTATGTGGGACTTTTCTTCATCgattttttttgcaatctGTGCGATGGTCATATGTAGTATACAACCCCCACATTGCTATGACGAtaaaaatagaatataCTTTTTAGATTTATCAAGAACAAGTAACAAGTATCAGGAGATGTCTTTGAAGGTAGTTATATTGATTGGAGGTGAGACTACCGGTACAAGGTTTAGACCTTTGTCTATGGATACACCCAAAGTTTTATTCCCAATCGCAGGTAAACCCTTGATAAGCCATATAGTTCAAAAAATAGCTGAATTAGGGGAAGGTGAGTTAATTGAAGTTTTTCTCCTTGGATATTTCACTGATTTGAAACCGtttgatgaatatattgCAGAGGCTAAGAAAGAATATTCTAACgtgaatataaaatatttgacaGAACCGTATTCTATGGGGACTGGAGGTGGCCTTTATTACTTTAGggatgaaatatttggtgaTGGGACATGCGAGGAATTATTGGTTATTCATGGAGATATTGTATGTAATTACCCcttcaaagaattaatCCAATTCTATAAAAAAAGTAATGCAGACTCTGTGATTATGGGAATCAACCCTTTGCTTCTTATGAATAATTATCAGAACAAGACTCAAATTCAGAACCACACTCCATTCAAGGTGTATGATAATATCGATACTTTTAGTAAATATGGTACGATAATTGCCAATAAGTCGGATTCTAAGATTGTCCATTATGTTGAAAAGCCTTCTTCCAAGTTCTCAGAATTTCAATTACAAACAGAGTACAACACATTAATTAATGGAGGGGTCTACGTTTTTGACAAGTCAATATTAGAGTTTCTTGCAAAGGCACAAAGTCATAAGTCTTCAAAGTGTAAAGAATATGATAGGCATAATCTAGACAACGAGTCTATAAACTCCAACGTACTTTCCCTCGAATTGGACGTTTTGAAGTTCCTACCTGAAGCCAAGAACCGGTTCTTAACATATAAATCGGATAGTTTttggaatcaattgaaaaccCCCATTTCCGCTTTATTTGCAAACatctttttcttggaagaatACAAGAAAAATCACGTTTGCAATCCTTTGGCAACTCCTTCAGATAAGGTAATATCACCAGTTAGGGCGTCAAATTTTGTAACAACTTCagaaaattatataatcgGGCCAAATGTTTCGCTTGGTAGGAATGTTAAGATTGGAAATGGTGTcagaattaaaaattgtATCATCTCAGATAATGTCACTATCGGTGATAACTCCTTTGTTGCAAATGCCATTATTTCTAAAGACGTCAAAATTGGAAGATGGTGTCGTATTGAAGGAACATTTACTAATGACACGACTAGCAAGGATATAAATCAGGTCAGGTCAGACGGCTACTATAAgcttatcaataatatagttGTTTTATGTCAAAATACAGTTGTGCATAACCAGGTTTTTGTTTACAATTCAATCGTTTTGCCTCATaaggaattaaaaaatgatgtgaaatatgaaatcaTCATGTGA
- a CDS encoding DEHA2E15884p (weakly similar to uniprot|Q06089 Saccharomyces cerevisiae YPR098C Hypothetical ORF) — MLTRLGLNTTAPYHFLFYSIVFGGSVFHSFIVSPIAFKHLSRPEFSNLQNKIFPTYFLGQALSPLVLGLTTPLKLCPFTIGLLALSSATGALNYFVLLPWCQQIKDQRNKLVSDKLHEVIENGEVKPSEEMVRLNKQFGKYHGISSLVNILSILSLGAYGVILSKRLL, encoded by the coding sequence ATGCTTACCAGATTAGGATTAAACACTACAGCACCATACCATTTTTTGTTCTACTCTATCGTTTTCGGAGGTTCAGTGTTCCATTCATTTATTGTCTCCCCAATTGCGTTCAAGCATTTATCGAGACCAGAATTCAGTAATCTTCAGAATAAGATCTTTCCAACATATTTCCTTGGACAAGCATTATCACCTTTAGTATTAGGTTTAACGACCCCATTAAAGTTATGCCCATTCACGATTGGATTATTGGCCTTATCAAGTGCCACCGGTGCCCTCAACtattttgttttattgCCTTGGTGCCAACAAATTAAAGACCAGAGAAACAAATTGGTTAGCGACAAGTTACACGAGGTCATTGAAAATGGTGAAGTAAAGCCTTCGGAAGAGATGGTTAGATTAAACAAGCAATTCGGTAAATACCAtggtatttcttctttggttaatattttatccaTTCTTTCTCTCGGGGCATATGGGGTTATCTTATCCAAGAGATTACTCTGA
- a CDS encoding DEHA2E15906p (no similarity), giving the protein MSDSTSSASPIARPKRSNPPFLSIEMIKEHVTPKMVKDIKFTISGSIVMILILFHYAWIMKRLLINPYLSMSWIIAYFLIFGSNVLFLGYVLLFVLYPIIYKEEVEQEKMDRNKKEE; this is encoded by the coding sequence ATGTCTGATTCAACTTCGCTGGCATCTCCAATTGCTAGGCCTAAACGGTCTAATCCTCCTTTTTTATCAATAGAAATGATTAAGGAACATGTAACTCCTAAGATGGTCAAGGACATCAAGTTTACTATATCTGGTTCCATAGTTATGATCTTAATCTTATTTCATTACGCTTGGATAATGAAGCGGCTACTCATAAATCCTTATTTATCCATGTCATGGATAATTGCTTACTTTCTCATATTTGGTTCAaatgttttatttttagGTTACGTTTTATTGTTTGTACTTTACCCGATAATTtacaaagaagaagtcgAACAGGAAAAAATGGATAGGaataagaaagaagaataa
- a CDS encoding DEHA2E15928p (weakly similar to uniprot|P07248 Saccharomyces cerevisiae YDR216W ADR1 Positive transcriptional regulator controls the expression of ADH2 peroxisomal protein genes and genes required for ethanol glycerol and fatty acid utilization), with protein sequence MHSQVQQNKDTLSMEFPNKVDKLEGENGAEGTGNGGGQTGANKKQKSIPLELTAYGTTPSGKPRLFVCQICTRAFARLEHLRRHERSHTKEKPFSCGVCQRKFSRRDLLLRHAQKLHAGCADAITRLRRKSIKRSGSMGDTLDMDDDMVSMTPAKDTRSPGSTNPSSGHPSQSPLSHPPSGSHNDFDLVSFNLNLFNHKAAPMSKSASSSGAKDGPAGSSLHKQMFDRRKIDKNRGASFSAQSGGNYAMGLAEFNDLYPGTDQVEFSTPQLYPSGTPDDHAWLNNLSTIPGMNDNNNNNHNNNNNNSSSTNGTHVNGAHNGANNGANLNGAKGNPKLPRHSSITSMSLDHNDVPASVSQQGSFSGQLPTLRSDSLASTSSYNTFDSLNGLQYMMPSATVSNNEITPSTSTNTNNHINNPHNQEYGYSFYDIPESMMASSGNHFKLGNHLTPIKQEDDEMTMTSMNHENNTDHTNSHGLKRNPSLTEDNVNNNNNNNNNNNDNHNANNNNPQTGSQNFDLNFLNDIGELTNEFDVNAKFMPNGYSFYGDNNSVSSSGMETNSPQMISPSVSQSQYQSESSLPQPHPHSIHQQSLTDHNYLNQSHLMNIEQSGSKRRNSFKPGNYSKNKLFTNNIRYMINKSLSKYPINGIMTPTIPSNEKLEFYTNNFVNIFLSHFPFIHISKLNEYEIMSMTSNEDLSNESARVCLPLLTATIGALLANNKNDSEHLYEASRRTIHIYLESRKNSVNEAASNSTSNSTPQSTNPLWLIQSLTLSVIYGLFSDNENNVYIVIRQLNALNSLVKTSIKSNRTVLFSINGEDEDIYNKMNEIKSNDFLQNDSLFSTTSFNVNDEIKFKNIINIQSQIRIVFMIYRLTNFLLMMYNVPLTLSINDLGLLEAPTRKDEFLWSFKNYQSFQEYNQNNHTNKTLNDYLNPNGNKMVFSDILYQITKTDVHTGLDDVLSDKLNNLSQFGFVSIVNGIYESKQYPELQNMDVFSVLDNLTSYIGSHSFSFPIANDNINGNQTMSDSFHSKSTDDFEKQKLDYALLVNFVKITSLIDFKYVKEQSWLRNFDELTSNFNSFLNTIHEISDYDYLRIVDCCIITTKLVLFKTKSNNSNSSAFDTHMDLKFMHDPTSNGNLINDYESTSAVFEKLIDIKVYDDEFDISKNSIHLQMLFHVFSILSIFSIHLIRKNNDNQGDNSLRSELNQRFNCVLMILGKIENFLKNKYQNLKLENQFTNLYLYSNGNNGELGTLNGNNLSNEYNYSLEKTLYILKIGELILGFIYDTNIKVCIFKKLSGSLSQIRKFLIDNESKILS encoded by the coding sequence ATGCATTCTCAGGTTCAGCAAAATAAAGATACATTGTCGATGGAATTTCCCAATAAGGTAGACAAATTGGAGGGTGAGAATGGAGCAGAAGGTACAGGGAACGGAGGAGGACAGACGGGGGCTAATAAGAAGCAGAAGAGCATACCTTTGGAGCTCACGGCTTACGGAACCACGCCGTCAGGAAAACCCCGGCTATTTGTGTGTCAGATATGTACACGGGCATTTGCTAGGTTGGAGCACTTGAGACGACATGAGAGATCGCACACGAAGGAGAAGCCATTCAGCTGCGGTGTGTGTCAACGGAAATTTTCCAGAAGAGACTTGTTGTTGAGACACGCGCAGAAGTTGCATGCTGGATGTGCCGATGCGATCACCAGGTTGCGAAGGAAGTCGATCAAACGTTCCGGCTCAATGGGCGATACCCTTGACATGGACGACGACATGGTTTCGATGACTCCGGCGAAGGACACCAGGTCGCCAGGGAGCACAAACCCTTCGAGCGGCCACCCATCACAGTCGCCGCTCTCCCATCCACCCTCGGGGTCCCATAACGACTTTGATCTTGTGCTGTTCAATCTCAATCTTTTCAACCACAAAGCGGCCCCCATGTCGAAGTCTGCCAGCAGCTCGGGTGCAAAGGATGGCCCCGCTGGTTCGTCCTTGCACAAACAGATGTTCgatagaagaaaaatagACAAAAATAGAGGTGCGTCATTCTCGGCCCAATCTGGTGGAAACTACGCTATGGGTTTGGCTGAGTTTAACGATCTTTATCCCGGCACCGACCAAGTGGAGTTTTCGACTCCTCAGTTGTATCCAAGCGGTACTCCAGACGACCACGCATGGTTAAATAACTTATCGACTATCCCTGGTATGAAcgacaataataataataatcataataataataataataacagcAGCAGCACTAATGGTACGCATGTAAATGGTGCTCACAATGGTGCCAACAATGGTGCCAATTTAAACGGGGCCAAAGGTAACCCCAAACTACCAAGGCACAGCTCCATTACATCAATGTCTTTGGATCATAATGATGTACCAGCAAGCGTATCGCAACAAGGCTCTTTTTCGGGACAATTACCCACATTAAGATCAGACAGTTTAGCGAGTACGTCGTCATACAACACGTTCGATTCTTTGAACGGCTTACAGTATATGATGCCTAGTGCGActgtttcaaataatgagaTAACACCTTCTACTTCGACCAACACTAACAACCATATAAATAACCCCCACAACCAAGAATATGGATATTCATTTTATGATATACCTGAATCAATGATGGCAAGTTCGGGAAACCACTTCAAATTAGGTAACCATCTAACACCAATTAAacaagaagatgatgaaatgaCAATGACAAGCATGAATCACGAAAATAATACCGACCATACTAATTCCCACGGTTTAAAACGCAACCCTAGTCTCACTGAAGATAAtgtcaataataataataataataataataataataatgataatcaCAATgctaataacaataatcCTCAAACAGGTAGCCAAAATTTTGacttaaattttttaaatgatATAGGAGAATTGACCAACGAATTTGATGTTAATGCCAAATTTATGCCTAATGGATATTCATTTTATGGCGATAATAATTCGGTTTCTTCCAGTGGCATGGAAACCAATTCACCTCAAATGATATCTCCATCAGTTTCGCAAAGTCAGTATCAATCGGAAAGTTCATTACCCCAACCGCATCCACATCtgattcatcaacaatCTTTAACTGAccataattatttgaacCAATCCCACTTAATGAATATTGAACAATCTGGCAGCAAAAGAAGGAACTCATTCAAGCCTGGTAATTATTCTAAAAACAAATTGTTTACCAATAATATCAGATACATgatcaataaatctttgaGTAAATATCCAATTAATGGTATAATGACACCAACCATTCCTTCGAACgaaaaattggaattcTATACGAACAATtttgttaatattttcttgtctCATTTCCCATTTATACATATctcaaaattgaatgaatatGAGATCATGAGTATGACTTctaatgaagatttatcGAATGAAAGTGCTAGAGTTTGCTTGCCTCTATTGACAGCCACTATTGGTGCGTTGTtagcaaataataagaaCGATTCAGAGCATTTATATGAAGCTTCAAGGAGAACCATTCATATCTATTTGGAAAGTAGGAAAAATTCTGTTAATGAGGCTGCTTCAAACTCGACACTGAATTCAACTCCGCAATCTACAAATCCATTGTGGTTGATTCAGTCATTAACATTATCGGTAATATACGGATTATTTTCCGATAATGAGAATAATGTCTACATTGTGATAAGGCAATTGAATGCATTAAATTCGTTGGTTAAAACCTCGATTAAGAGTAATAGAACCGTATTGTTCTCGATCAAtggtgaagatgaagatatatataataaaatgaatgaaaTCAAGTCAAATGATTTTTTGCAGAACGATTCTTTATTCTCAACAACATCGTTCAAtgttaatgatgaaatcaaattcaagaatatcattaatattcaatctCAAATAAGAATTGTTTTCATGATCTATAGATTGACCAATTTCTTATTGATGATGTATAATGTTCCTTTAACATTAAgtattaatgatttagGGTTGTTGGAAGCACCTACTAGAAAGGATGAATTTTTATGGAGTTTTAAAAATTACCAATCTTTCCAAGAATACAATCAAAACAATCATACAAATAAAACTTTGAATGATTACTTAAATCCAAACGGAAACAAAATGGTGTTTAGCGACATTTTGTACCAAATTACTAAGACAGATGTACATACTGGCTTGGATGATGTATTAAGTGATAAGCTAAATAATTTAAGTCAATTTGGATTTGTATCGATAGTCAATGGTATTTATGAAAGTAAGCAATACCCAGAATTGCAGAATATGGATGTTTTCTCGGTCTTAGATAATTTGACTAGCTATATTGGATCACACAGTTTTAGCTTCCCAATAGcaaatgataatatcaatGGTAATCAAACCATGAGTGACTCGTTTCACTCCAAATCTACCgatgattttgagaaaCAGAAGTTGGATTATGCTTTGCTTGTCAATTTTGTTAAAATTACCTCgttgattgattttaagTACGTCAAGGAACAAAGTTGGTTAAgaaattttgatgaattaactTCTAATTTTAATAGTTTCTTGAATACTATACATGAAATCAGTGATTATGATTATCTTAGAATTGTTGATTGTTGCATCATAACAACGAAATTAGTCTTATTCAAAACCAAGAGCAATAACTCTAATAGCTCTGCGTTCGATACTCATAtggatttgaaatttatgCACGATCCAACTAGTAATGgaaatttgattaatgattatgaaagTACATCTGCcgtttttgaaaaattaatcgATATTAAGGtatatgatgatgaattcgaTATTTCTAAAAATTCTATTCACTTACAAATGTTATTCCATGTATTTTCTATCTTGTCTATTTTTTCAATCCACTTGATaagaaaaaataatgacaatCAAGGTGATAACAGTTTGAGGTCCGAATTGAATCAAAGATTTAATTGTGTTTTGATGATCTTAGGTAAGATTGAaaacttcttgaagaacaaatatcaaaatcttaAATTGGAGAATCAATTCACCAacttatatttatattcaaatggGAATAATGGTGAATTAGGTACATTGAATGGAAACAATTTATCGAATGAATACAATTATAGTTTAGAAAAGACATTATacatattgaaaattggtGAATTAATTTTGGGTTTTATATATGATACGAATATTAAAGTTTGTATCTTTAAAAAGTTAAGTGGTAGTTTATCacaaattagaaaatttttaattgaCAATGAATCAAAGATTCTTTCTTAA
- a CDS encoding DEHA2E15950p (similar to uniprot|P32642 Saccharomyces cerevisiae YER174C GRX4 Hydroperoxide and superoxide-radical responsive glutathione-dependent oxidoreductase), with protein MSVIEIESESQFTELTKSDANKLIALYFHTPWAGPCQTMNSVFKTLAEANKSVLFISINADDHPDISELFEVSAVPYFILIRNSTILKELSGADPREFISALNQFTEKKDTAAPAAAAAAAPAAPAQSPIEESPEALNERLKKLTGAAPVMLFMKGSPSAPQCGFSRQLVAILREHQVRFGFFDILKDDSVRQGLKNFSDWPTFPQLYISGEFQGGLDIVKESIEEDSSFFENAVKSA; from the coding sequence ATGTCAGTGATAGAAATAGAGTCTGAGTCGCAGTTCACAGAGTTAACTAAATCGGACGCTAATAAGTTGATTGCATTGTATTTCCATACACCATGGGCAGGACCATGCCAAACGATGAACTCAGTGTTTAAGACGTTAGCAGAGGCCAACAAGTCGGTTTTGTTCATATCGATCAACGCAGACGACCACCCGGACATAAGCGAGCTTTTCGAGGTGTCGGCGGTGccatattttatattgattCGTAACTCGACTATTTTGAAGGAGTTGTCGGGTGCAGACCCTAGGGAATTCATAAGTGCGTTGAACCAGTTCACAGAGAAGAAGGACACGGCTGCTCCAGCAGCAGCCGCTGCTGCTGCTCCGGCGGCACCGGCACAATCCCCAATCGAGGAGTCGCCGGAAGCGTTGAACGAGAggttgaagaagttgacGGGTGCAGCACCAGTGATGCTTTTCATGAAGGGGTCGCCATCGGCTCCGCAATGTGGGTTTTCGAGACAACTCGTGGCGATTTTGAGAGAACACCAGGTCAGATTTGGGTTCTTTGACATCTTGAAGGACGATTCTGTCAGACAGGGTCTCAAGAACTTTTCGGACTGGCCAACGTTCCCCCAATTATACATCAGCGGAGAATTCCAAGGGGGACTTGATATCGTTAAGGAATCGATCGAGGAAGATTCGAGCTTCTTCGAGAATGCGGTTAAAAGTGCTTAG